In one window of Arachis ipaensis cultivar K30076 chromosome B06, Araip1.1, whole genome shotgun sequence DNA:
- the LOC107647131 gene encoding probable LRR receptor-like serine/threonine-protein kinase At3g47570, whose translation MPDYKSQHAVKKNGGDTNEGTLSALPAARMISYYELSQATNGFDESNLLGRGSFGSMFKGLLSNGMLVAVKVFNLDLELGSKNFSVECEAMLNLRHRNLMKIIGCCSSIDYKLLVMEFMPNGSLERWLYSHNHCLDFLQRLNIMINVASALEYLHHGSSPIVVYCDVKPCNVLLDEDMVGHVSDFGIAKLLGEGQSKEYTKTMATVGYIAPEFGSKGIISTKGDVYSLGIMLMETFTRKKPTDDLFVAGLSMKGWISESLSRAIDQVVDSNFLQDEGHHHVDDIIASTSSILKPALNCCEDLPEERMNMTDIAASLNKVKAKFFEASDKNVVRFCRK comes from the exons ATGCCAGATTACAAGTCCCAGCATGCAGTAAA AAAGAATGGTGGTGATACTAATGAAGGAACATTATCAGCATTACCAGCAGCCAGAATGATTTCGTACTATGAACTATCACAGGCAACTAATGGATTTGATGAGAGTAATTTGCTTGGTAGGGGCAGTTTTGGCTCTATGTTCAAAGGTTTACTTTCAAATGGGATGCTGGTTGCTGTCAAAGTGTTTAACTTGGACTTAGAATTAGGATCAAAGAACTTCAGTGTAGAATGCGAAGCAATGCTCAATCTGCGCCATCGAAATCTCATGAAGATCATAGGTTGTTGTTCAAGTATAGATTACAAGCTTTTAGTGATGGAGTTCATGCCTAATGGGAGCCTTGAGAGATGGTTGTATTCTCATAATCATTGTTTGGACTTCTTGCAAAGGCTAAATATAATGATAAATGTGGCATCTGCATTGGAGTATCTGCATCATGGATCTTCACCTATAGTGGTTTATTGTGATGTCAAACCTTGTAATGTCTTATTGGATGAAGACATGGTTGGCCATGTCAGTGACTTTGGCATTGCCAAATTGCTTGGCGAGGGACAATCCAAAGAATATACCAAGACCATGGCTACAGTTGGCTACATTGCACCGG AGTTTGGATCCAAAGGGATTATCTCTACAAAGGGAGATGTATACAGTTTGGGGATAATGCTGATGGAAACATTCACAAGAAAGAAGCCAACAGATGACTTGTTTGTTGCAGGATTAAGCATGAAAGGTTGGATTAGTGAATCATTGTCACGAGCAATTGATCAAGTTGTGGATTCTAACTTTTTACAAGATGAAGGTCACCACCATGTTGATGACATAATAGCATCTACATCATCTATCTTGAAACCGGCCTTAAATTGTTGTGAGGATTTACCTGAAGAACGAATGAACATGACAGATATTGCTGCATCACTAAACAAAGTTAAGGCCAAGTTTTTTGAAGCTAGTGATAAGAATGTGGTTCGGTTTTGTAGAAAATGA